A single genomic interval of Burkholderia sp. HI2500 harbors:
- the nirB gene encoding nitrite reductase large subunit NirB, producing the protein MKLIVIGHGMVGHKLLECVAAEAGAAGALQVTVLGEEPRPAYDRVHLSEFFAGKSADDLSLVEPGFFERHPQFDLRLNAQVASIDRAEHTVTLASGETLAYDKLVLATGSRPFVPPMPGHDRDGCFVYRTIEDLEAMQACGTHAKRGVVVGGGLLGLECAKALRDMGLDTHVVEFAPRLMAVQVDDGGGRMLRAKIEALGVTVHTGKNTLEIVDGEAGTHRMAFADGSHLDADMIVFSAGIRARDELARACGLDIGPRGGVAIDDTCRTSDADIYAIGECAAWNGMVYGLVAPGYDMARVVAKQLCGDANSAAEAAFAGADMSTKLKLMGVDVASIGDAHGTTAGSRTYQYADERRQVYKKLVVSDCGKFLHGAVMVGDAAEYGTLLQMMLNRIELPESPEFLILPSSDGVAKPAIGVEALPAAAQICSCNNVSKSQICTAVADGATSLGALKTCTGAGTSCGGCVPLVTQIMKAEMKKQGLAVNNHLCEHFPHSRQELFHLIRVERITTFDELLAKHGHGLGCDVCKPAVAGILASCFNEFVLKKEHAGLQDSNDYYLANIQRDGTYSVVPRMPGGEVTPEGLIAVGQVAKKYGLYTKITGGQRVDLFGARVEQLPSIWEELIAAGFESGHAYGKALRTVKSCVGSTWCRYGVDDSVGLAIDLENRYKGLRAPHKIKFGVSGCTRECAEAQGKDVGIIATEKGWNLYVCGNGGMKPRHAELLASDLDRPTLIRYIDRLLMFYVRTADRLQRTSVWRDNLEGGLDYLIDVVVHDRLGLGAELEADMQHVVDTYECEWKKAVTDPETRKRFRHFVNSDAPDTTIEFVETRGQIRPATPGERAGGKRVSIPVVAEGVTQAATEPATV; encoded by the coding sequence ATGAAACTCATCGTCATCGGCCACGGCATGGTCGGCCACAAGCTCCTCGAATGCGTCGCGGCGGAAGCGGGCGCCGCGGGCGCGCTGCAGGTCACGGTGCTCGGCGAGGAACCGCGTCCGGCGTACGACCGCGTGCACCTGTCGGAATTCTTCGCGGGCAAGTCGGCGGACGACCTGTCGCTCGTCGAGCCCGGCTTCTTCGAGCGTCATCCGCAATTCGACCTGCGCCTGAATGCGCAAGTCGCGTCGATCGACCGCGCCGAGCATACGGTCACGCTCGCATCCGGCGAAACGCTCGCGTACGACAAGCTGGTGCTCGCGACGGGTTCGCGCCCGTTCGTGCCGCCGATGCCGGGGCACGATCGTGACGGCTGCTTCGTGTACCGGACGATCGAGGATCTCGAAGCGATGCAGGCGTGCGGCACGCATGCGAAAAGGGGCGTCGTGGTCGGCGGCGGCCTGCTCGGCCTCGAATGCGCGAAGGCGCTGCGCGACATGGGGCTCGACACGCACGTCGTCGAATTCGCGCCGCGGCTGATGGCCGTGCAGGTCGACGACGGTGGCGGCCGGATGCTGCGCGCGAAGATCGAGGCGCTCGGCGTGACCGTGCATACGGGCAAGAACACGCTGGAAATCGTCGATGGCGAGGCAGGTACGCACCGGATGGCGTTCGCCGACGGCTCGCACCTCGACGCCGACATGATCGTGTTCTCGGCCGGCATCCGCGCACGCGACGAGCTGGCCCGCGCTTGCGGTCTGGACATCGGCCCGCGCGGCGGCGTCGCGATCGACGACACATGCCGCACGAGCGATGCCGACATCTACGCGATCGGCGAATGCGCGGCCTGGAACGGGATGGTGTACGGCCTCGTCGCCCCCGGCTACGACATGGCGCGCGTGGTCGCGAAGCAGCTTTGCGGCGATGCGAACAGTGCGGCCGAGGCCGCCTTCGCCGGCGCCGACATGAGCACGAAGCTGAAGCTGATGGGCGTGGACGTCGCGAGCATCGGCGACGCGCACGGCACGACGGCCGGCAGCCGCACCTACCAGTACGCGGACGAGCGCCGCCAGGTCTACAAGAAGCTCGTGGTGTCCGACTGCGGCAAGTTCCTGCACGGCGCGGTGATGGTCGGCGATGCAGCCGAGTACGGCACGCTGCTGCAGATGATGCTGAACCGCATCGAGCTGCCCGAATCGCCGGAATTCCTGATCCTGCCGTCGTCGGACGGCGTCGCGAAGCCGGCGATCGGCGTCGAGGCGCTGCCCGCGGCCGCGCAGATCTGCTCGTGCAACAACGTGTCGAAGTCGCAGATCTGCACGGCGGTCGCCGACGGCGCGACGAGCCTCGGCGCGCTGAAGACGTGCACCGGCGCCGGCACGTCGTGCGGCGGCTGCGTGCCGCTCGTCACGCAGATCATGAAGGCCGAGATGAAGAAGCAGGGCCTCGCGGTCAACAACCATTTGTGCGAGCACTTCCCGCATTCGCGCCAGGAGCTGTTTCATCTGATCCGCGTCGAGCGCATCACGACCTTCGACGAACTGCTCGCGAAGCACGGCCACGGCCTCGGCTGCGACGTGTGCAAGCCGGCGGTGGCGGGCATCCTCGCGTCGTGCTTCAACGAATTCGTGCTGAAGAAGGAGCACGCGGGGCTGCAGGATTCGAACGACTACTACCTCGCGAACATCCAGCGCGACGGCACATACTCGGTCGTGCCGCGCATGCCGGGCGGCGAAGTCACGCCGGAAGGGCTGATCGCGGTGGGCCAGGTCGCGAAAAAGTATGGCCTGTACACGAAGATCACCGGCGGCCAGCGCGTCGACCTGTTCGGCGCGCGCGTCGAGCAGCTGCCTTCGATCTGGGAAGAACTGATCGCCGCCGGCTTCGAATCGGGCCACGCGTACGGCAAGGCGCTGCGCACCGTGAAATCGTGCGTCGGCTCGACGTGGTGCCGCTACGGCGTCGACGATTCGGTCGGCCTCGCGATCGACCTGGAGAACCGCTACAAGGGGCTGCGCGCACCGCACAAGATCAAGTTCGGCGTGTCCGGCTGCACGCGCGAGTGCGCGGAAGCACAGGGCAAGGACGTCGGCATCATCGCGACCGAGAAGGGCTGGAACCTGTACGTGTGCGGCAACGGCGGGATGAAGCCGCGCCACGCGGAACTGCTCGCGTCCGATCTCGATCGTCCGACGCTGATCCGCTACATCGACCGTCTCCTGATGTTCTACGTGCGCACCGCTGACAGGCTGCAACGCACGAGCGTGTGGCGCGACAACCTCGAAGGCGGCCTCGACTACCTGATCGACGTCGTCGTGCACGACCGGCTCGGGCTCGGCGCCGAACTCGAAGCCGACATGCAGCACGTGGTGGACACCTACGAGTGCGAATGGAAGAAGGCCGTGACCGATCCGGAAACGCGCAAGCGCTTCCGCCACTTCGTGAACAGCGACGCGCCGGACACGACCATCGAGTTCGTCGAGACGCGCGGCCAGATCCGGCCCGCGACGCCCGGCGAACGCGCGGGCGGCAAGCGCGTGTCGATTCCCGTCGTGGCCGAAGGCGTGACGCAAGCCGCCACCGAACCCGCCACCGTTTGA
- the nirD gene encoding nitrite reductase small subunit NirD, with amino-acid sequence MNDRLPLSWTRVCPLDDIVPNTGVCALVNGEQVAVFHVAHAEAGGVFAIDNVDPVSQAAVMSRGLIGSLGERVVVASPLYKQHFDLRTGECLEAPEQSVSAYPSRVEDGFVWIAA; translated from the coding sequence ATGAATGATCGTCTTCCGCTGTCCTGGACCCGCGTGTGCCCGCTCGACGACATCGTGCCGAACACCGGCGTGTGTGCACTCGTCAACGGCGAGCAGGTCGCGGTTTTTCACGTCGCGCATGCCGAAGCAGGCGGCGTGTTCGCGATCGACAACGTCGATCCCGTATCGCAGGCGGCCGTGATGTCGCGCGGGCTGATCGGCAGCCTCGGCGAGCGCGTCGTCGTCGCGTCGCCGCTGTACAAGCAGCATTTCGACCTGCGCACCGGCGAATGTCTCGAGGCGCCCGAGCAGTCGGTGAGCGCGTATCCGTCGCGGGTCGAGGACGGTTTCGTGTGGATCGCAGCCTGA